In Flavobacterium sp., a single window of DNA contains:
- a CDS encoding PcfJ domain-containing protein encodes MTPKTIIEKQLTALSASLAPIREEVFTWAEQTIFLKWGVLSRSRFYCLDCAHVWKPSCPSTCAKFTSCPACAGRLKMMPYNQVHFKETEYFAVIERCAGFQVVRMDISHKHMKKNFAPSYFHKEVMQHWINPKGDVRTLARSTNVFSSNLDAWKFYSPLEIKPKDFIRNSRFYINPFKVYPQMKVLPILKRNGFKTSVYDIAPHLLFSSLLSDPVAETLLKSRQLNLLQYYLCASRQNIRRNWQAVKTVIRNHYKISDVPVWEDYLELLRYFKKDLSCPLYVCPENLCEAHDHFVKKKRDLLRKKKLRDLRLEIEKAQKRYANDKKRFFGLSFRDGQLSISVIEEVKDFMAEGDDLGHCVFTNEYYVRKDSLILSAKFCDKSMETIEISLSRMEILQCRGLKNKPSRHHRQILQLLSQNLYQIKERMKKRKPKIISR; translated from the coding sequence ATGACACCCAAAACCATCATCGAAAAGCAGCTGACGGCGCTGAGCGCCTCGCTTGCGCCTATTAGAGAAGAGGTATTTACTTGGGCAGAGCAGACTATTTTTCTCAAATGGGGTGTGTTGTCCCGCAGCAGGTTCTACTGCCTGGACTGCGCCCACGTTTGGAAACCCTCCTGTCCAAGCACCTGCGCCAAGTTCACTTCCTGCCCTGCCTGCGCAGGCAGACTCAAAATGATGCCTTATAATCAGGTACATTTTAAGGAAACAGAATATTTCGCCGTTATCGAGCGCTGTGCGGGGTTTCAGGTGGTGCGCATGGACATTTCCCACAAGCACATGAAAAAGAATTTCGCACCCTCCTATTTCCATAAGGAAGTCATGCAGCATTGGATAAACCCCAAAGGTGACGTTCGCACGCTCGCACGCAGCACCAATGTGTTTTCCAGTAACCTTGATGCATGGAAATTCTATTCCCCGCTTGAAATAAAGCCAAAGGATTTCATCCGCAATTCCAGATTCTATATCAATCCCTTCAAGGTTTATCCGCAGATGAAAGTGCTTCCGATCTTAAAACGCAACGGCTTCAAGACTTCGGTATATGACATTGCACCGCACTTATTGTTTTCATCGCTTTTATCCGACCCTGTTGCAGAAACCCTTTTAAAATCCCGACAGCTGAACCTGTTGCAGTATTACCTCTGCGCATCACGGCAGAACATCCGCCGCAACTGGCAGGCGGTGAAGACCGTCATCCGAAACCATTACAAAATTTCAGATGTCCCCGTTTGGGAGGATTATCTCGAACTGCTGCGGTATTTCAAAAAAGACCTTTCATGTCCTTTGTATGTCTGCCCCGAAAACCTCTGCGAAGCGCACGACCATTTTGTGAAAAAGAAAAGGGACTTGCTTCGCAAGAAAAAACTCCGCGACCTGCGCCTTGAAATCGAAAAGGCGCAGAAAAGATATGCAAACGACAAAAAGCGCTTTTTCGGGCTGTCGTTCCGCGATGGGCAGCTCAGCATTTCCGTTATTGAAGAAGTAAAAGATTTTATGGCCGAGGGCGACGACTTGGGGCATTGCGTGTTTACCAATGAGTATTATGTTAGAAAAGATTCGCTGATACTCTCGGCAAAGTTCTGCGATAAGTCCATGGAAACCATCGAAATTTCACTCAGCCGTATGGAAATCCTGCAGTGCAGGGGACTGAAAAACAAGCCCTCCAGACATCACAGACAGATCCTGCAGCTGCTGAGCCAAAACTTATATCAGATAAAGGAGCGCATGAAAAAAAGAAAACCCAAAATTATAAGCCGATAA
- a CDS encoding response regulator — protein MLYRSILLIDDDREDAELFMEAVDQLNKNILLRWESSPQTALEELRGSDKLPELIFLDYNMPRINGLELLVSLKNDARLKDIPVVMISTPSADFMKSKIGQHNILAYISKPNSFGELLSQLDSLLQPKPF, from the coding sequence ATGTTATATAGAAGTATTCTGCTTATCGATGATGACCGTGAAGATGCCGAGCTGTTTATGGAAGCGGTAGACCAGCTCAATAAAAACATACTGCTGCGATGGGAGAGCAGTCCGCAGACTGCCTTGGAAGAACTCAGGGGGTCTGATAAGCTGCCCGAACTGATTTTTCTAGATTATAATATGCCCAGAATCAATGGGCTGGAGCTGCTGGTCTCTTTAAAAAATGACGCAAGGCTGAAGGATATTCCTGTAGTGATGATCTCGACCCCCTCAGCGGATTTCATGAAGAGCAAAATCGGGCAGCATAACATCCTTGCCTATATCAGCAAGCCCAACAGTTTTGGCGAGCTTCTTTCCCAGCTGGATTCGCTTTTGCAGCCAAAGCCATTTTGA
- a CDS encoding response regulator: MRRNGEIIIIEDDEDDRLFLKDIFESLDYPNKIKFIEDPMDALSYLSNSKVRPFLILSDINMPKINGFELREQILALAEIREKCTPYIFLSTSKNPENVLRAYRCQVQGYFRKEEDFSVYQAMIKNIVEYWRLSLTPGSAL, encoded by the coding sequence ATGAGAAGAAACGGAGAAATAATAATAATCGAAGATGACGAGGATGACAGGCTCTTCCTTAAGGATATTTTTGAAAGCCTGGACTATCCCAACAAAATAAAATTCATTGAAGACCCAATGGATGCCCTTTCTTACCTTTCCAATTCGAAGGTGAGGCCTTTCCTTATTTTGTCAGATATCAATATGCCCAAGATTAATGGCTTTGAACTCCGCGAACAGATACTTGCCCTGGCGGAAATCCGCGAGAAATGTACTCCTTACATCTTTCTTTCCACCTCGAAAAACCCGGAAAATGTACTCAGGGCGTACCGCTGCCAAGTACAGGGATACTTTAGGAAAGAAGAAGACTTCTCAGTCTATCAAGCCATGATAAAAAACATTGTGGAATACTGGCGCCTAAGCCTTACTCCGGGATCAGCACTGTAA
- a CDS encoding Cas9 inhibitor AcrIIA9 family protein: MKASENFKNAIEKYLSTLAQGDTAFAPHFAKASKNLESCIHYIFGEVKKTGLCAFDNQEIFDMAVKYYTDDSIGTPAPIACRAVVQTPAPSDLFTQPEIPAAPVKTEPVPTVKKDVKPAAQTALTLFDL; encoded by the coding sequence ATGAAAGCTTCTGAAAATTTTAAAAATGCCATAGAGAAATACCTCAGCACTTTGGCGCAGGGCGATACCGCCTTTGCGCCGCACTTTGCCAAAGCATCCAAGAACCTCGAAAGCTGCATCCATTATATCTTCGGCGAGGTAAAAAAAACAGGCTTGTGCGCCTTTGACAATCAGGAAATCTTCGACATGGCAGTAAAGTACTACACCGATGATTCTATCGGCACGCCTGCGCCGATTGCGTGCAGAGCCGTGGTGCAGACCCCTGCACCGTCCGACCTTTTTACGCAGCCCGAAATCCCTGCTGCGCCTGTCAAAACCGAACCTGTTCCAACCGTAAAAAAAGACGTAAAACCTGCGGCGCAGACCGCCCTGACACTCTTTGACCTATGA
- a CDS encoding single-stranded DNA-binding protein, translating to MEITGRIVKDASVFKVKENREVVNFSIAVNDSYKPKGSTEVKKIVTYIDCSYWLRSGLAQWLKKGTLVQLFGRIGLNVYIGNDARAHGALTFHTSDIKILVFPQTQSTKAVPAAKKDNKNEEPDDLPF from the coding sequence ATGGAAATCACAGGACGAATTGTAAAAGATGCCTCCGTTTTTAAAGTAAAAGAAAACCGTGAGGTGGTAAACTTCTCCATAGCAGTCAACGACAGCTATAAACCCAAAGGAAGCACAGAGGTCAAAAAGATTGTAACCTATATCGACTGTTCTTACTGGCTCAGGTCGGGACTGGCGCAGTGGCTCAAAAAAGGAACGCTCGTACAGCTCTTCGGGCGCATCGGGCTGAATGTCTATATCGGAAATGACGCCCGCGCGCACGGCGCTTTGACCTTTCACACATCGGATATTAAAATCCTTGTATTCCCCCAGACGCAGAGCACAAAAGCAGTACCTGCGGCTAAAAAGGACAATAAAAACGAAGAGCCTGACGACCTGCCCTTCTAA